TCGCCGTCGACCGGCTGACCGAGGCGCTGTGGCGGGGGGAGCCGCCCCGGCACTCGCGCACCGTGGTGCAGGGGCACGTCTCGCAGCTACGGGCTCTGCTGGCCGCGCACGGGGCGCCCGCCCACGGCGTCGAACTGCGCACGCACGGAGCGGCGTACCTCCTGCGGGTGCCCGAAACCCGGGTGGACGCGCACCGCTTCGAGGAACTGCTCCGGGCCGCCCGGGCCGCGGGCGCACCGCGCGCGGCCCTGCCCGTGCTCCGGGAGGCGCTCGCGCTGTGGCGGGGGCCCGCGCTCGCCGGGACGGTGGACAGCCCGCTGCTGGAGCACGCCGCGCACGCGCTGGAGGAGCTGCGGCTGACGGCCGTGGAGGAACTGGCCGGGGCGCACGCGCTCCTCGGCGAGCACGGCACGGCGGCGGCGGTGCTGCGCGCCGAGGCCGTCGCGCACCCGCTGCGGGAGCCGCTGATCGCCGCGCTGATGCGGGCCCTGGACGGGGCGGGGCGGCAGGCGGACGCCCTGGACTGGTTCCACCGCACCCGACGGCTGCTGGCCGATCAGCTCGGCGTGGATCCCGGAGCGGTGCTCACCGACGCGTACACCGCTCTACTGCGGACCGGCTCCGCAGCGGCTCCCGCCGCCGCGGCCCCGATCCGGGGCGCGCTGCCTGTACCGGCCCCCGCACAGGCCCCCGCCACGGCCTCGACGCCGATACCGGCCCCGACGCCCACGGCCGTGGTTCCGGCCGCCCCGGCCGCCCCGTTTCCGCAGCTCCTCCCCCGCCGTCCCCGGGCCTTCACCGGGCGCGAGGACGAACTGGCCGCGCTCGACCGGGCCGTGACCGCCGCCCCCGGCGCCGTCGCCCTGATCACCGGCAGCCCCGGCGTCGGGAAGACCGCGCTCGCCGTGCACTGGGCGCACCGGCGCGGCGCGGACTTCCCCGACGGCCGGCTCTTCGTCGACCTCCACGGGTACAGCACCGTCCCGGCGCGCAGCCCCACCGCCGTGCTCCGCGCGTTCCTGCTCGCCCTGGGCCTGCCCGCCGAGCAGATGCCCGGCTCCGCCGAGGCGCTGGGCGCCCGCTACCGCGAACTGACCGCCGCACGGCGGATGCTGATCGTCCTGGACAACGCCCGCGACTCCGGGCAGGTCCGTCCGCTGCTGCCGGGCGGGGAGCACTGCGTCACCGTGGTCACCGGCCGGGACCGGCTCGGCGGCCTCGTGGCCTCGGACGCCGCCCGTCCGGTCCCGCTCGCCCAGCTCCCCGCCGCCCGGTCCACCGAGCTGCTCGCGGCCGCGCTGGGCCCGGACCTGGGCCCGGAGCTGGTCGCCGCCGAACCGGAGGCCGCCGCGCGGCTCGCCGCGCTGTGCGAGGGCCTGCCGCTCGCCCTGCGGGTCGCCGCCGCCCGGCTCGCCACCGATCCGCACCGCGGGCTGGCCGCCTTCGTGCGCGAACTCTCCGACGAACACCGCAGACTGGACCTGCTGAACCTCGAAGACACCGGTGTCGGCGCCGCCCTCGGCCTCACGGTGCGGCAACTGCCCGAACCGGCGCGGCGGATGTTCCACCGGCTCGGTCCGCACACCGGCGCGACCCTCGACACCTGTACGGCCGCCGCGCTCGCCGACTGCCCGCCGGACCGGGCCGCCGTCGCGCTGGACCAGCTGGCCGCCGCCCAGCTGGTCGTCGAGGCCGGGCCGCGGACGTACGTACTGCACGACCTGGTCCGCCTCTACGCCCGCAGCCTGGCCCCCGGGCACGACCCCGCCGGGCTGATCCGGCTGCTCGACCACTGGCTGAGCACGCTCCTCGCGGCGAGCGCCGCCGCGGAGCCCGGCAGCGAACCCTGCTGCGCCCTGCCCGCCGGTGCCCGGCCGTCCGCCGCGATCCGCGGGTTCGCGGACCGTACGAGCGCGCTCGCCTGGTACTCCGCCGAGCGGGACACCCTGCGCGGGGCCGTCGACGCCGCCGTCGCGGCGGGGCTGCACGGCCGTGCCTGGCGGCTGGTCCTCCTCCAGTGGCCGCTGATCCTGTGGCAGGTCCGGGACGGCTGGGTGCCGCTCCTCGAACAGGGCCTGGCCTGCGCCGAGCGCGACGGCGATCCCGGCGCCCAGTCACGGGCCCGCGCCCTGCTGGGCTGGGTGCTCGCCGAGGAGGGCCGGTCCGAGGAGGCCCTCGGCCACCTGGAACGCGCCCCCGGCCTCTCCGCCCTGGCGGGCGACCCCGCCGGGGAGGCCGTGGCCCGGATCAACCTGGCCGTCGCGCTCACCCGGCGCGGCACCCCCGAGCGGACCCGGGAGCTGCTGGTGCGCGCGCTGGCGCTGGCCGAGGAGGCCGGACGTACCGAGACGGTCACCCTCGCCCACCAGCACCTCACCGCGCACCTCCTGGCCGTCGGCGCCCCCGCCGAGGCCGCCCGCCACGCGGCGCGTGGGCTGGCCCTCGCCGCGCCCCCGCTGGCGGCGCCCCGGCGCGTGGTGCTGCGCACCCTGTACGGGGAGGCGCTCGCCGCGACGGGCCGTACCCCCGAGGCGGTGCGCCAGCTGGACGACGCGATCAGGGAGGCCCGGGCGCACGCGTACGAGGAGGGCGAGATCGCCGCCCGCGCGGTCCTGGCCGGGCTCCCCCGGCCCTGACGGGTGCTGCGGCGCGCCCGTGGGTCACCCCGCGTCGCGCACGGCCTCCACCGCCTCCCGGACGTCCGGGTCCGGGTCTGCGGCGAGGCCGTCCAGCAGCTCGCTGACCCCTGGGGTCGACCACCGGGCGACCGCCCACACCAGTTCCTCCCGAACCCCGGGGTCCGGGTGCGCCGCGAGCCGCCCCAGCTCGCGGAGCGGGCCCCGCCGACGCATCCCGAACCACCCCAGTGCCTCACGCAGCGCGGCCGGGTCCCCGGGGTCACCGGCCGCCGCGACCCGGGTGAGCAGCACCCTGGTGGGTGGCGGCGGGCCGTCCAAGGGATGCGGCAGCCGCTCGCGCAGGCGCCGCGCCCCGTACCCGCCGCGCACCCGGCACCCGAAGCAGGTGCAGGGGCGTACGCCGTGCGCGTCGGGCACGTACCGCCAGCCCGCCACCTGCGGCGCGCTGCGGACCCGGTGCACTTCACGCGGCCGGATCGCCCGGGGGACGAAGACCTCCCATCCCCGCGGGTCCTCCAGCGCGGCCACCCGCCGCACCGCCTCCGCCGCGCGGACCACGGCCTGGGCGTCCCGCGCGCGGTCCGAGTACCGCCCGACCAGCACGTCCTGGGCATCGTCCAGCCGCACATGGACGGCCACGAGCCCGCCCCGGCTCCCGGAACGGGCCAGCTCGCGCACCCATTGGTGGGTGAGGGTGTGCGAGGCCAGCACCGGGAAGCAGTAGACCCCGCGCGCGCCGCCCTGTCCGTGGCTGACCGCCCGGATCCCGGACCGCCGGATGCGCGGCGCGTTCGCCGCCGAGGTCACGTGCACGAACATCGCCATGCCACGGGATGGTAGATCGTGTCGTCAAAGTCCCGGTACTCGCCCCCGGCCGGCGGCCCCCGGCGCGCGGACCGCGCCGCAACGGCCCACACTGGGCGGACACACCGCCTCGGGCGCGCGGCCGTGGCCGCGGCCCCGACGTCAAGGAGGGAGCATGGACGACAGGGGCACGGACGAGGCCGAGGCCCGGGTCAAGGGGTTCGTCCAGTCCTACAACCGCGACAAGGGATACGGCTTCCTCGTCCCGTACGGCGCCCACGACACCGTCTACGTCGAACGCGCCGACATCGAGGCCGATCCTCGGGTCCTGTCCGAGGAACAGCAGGTCACCTTCACGATCGAATTCGCCGACGGCCATTTCGTGGCCCGGCACGTCCAGCCCTGAGCGGCTCTTCCCGCCACGGAACTACCGGCGGCGGATGGTGTCCACGATCGTGAGGAACACGAGGAGGTTGGGCACCTGCTGCGACTTGGGCGCGCACCAGGCCTTGGTCTGTCCGGTGCGCCAGACGCAGACCATGCCGCCGCGCGCGGCGACCTCGCTGACCTCGCCCCAGGGCAGCATCCCCTGGGGGTCGTGCGTGACACCGGCCCGGGACAGCTTGAGCGGGCCGAAAGCGACCGTCCCGCCCTCCCGCACCAGTTTCCACACCTTGTCCGCCTGGGCGCGGGCGACGCCCTCGGCGATCAGCGGGGCCCAGGTGGGCGAGTTCGCGTAGACGTCGGTGACGCGTGCCCGCGCCCCGCCCGGCGCGACCAGCACGGAGACGTGCGAGCGTCCGACCGGCGTCTGCGTGCCCTTGTAGTTGATGACCTCCTGGACGGTCTCCTGGTAGAGCACCGCCCGCTCCCAGCGCACCGCGAACAGTTCCTTGCCGGTGGTGTTGACGACCAGCCCGTCTTCGTACAGGTGCAGCCGCCTGCCCGCCAGGCCCTTGCGGAAGAGCGGGCTGTTGGCGACCGCCACGGCGGCCAGCACGCCGATCCACAGGGGGAACAGCGCGACCCCCCAGCTCACTTCGCGCCATAACAGGACCCCACCGCCCAGCAGGGCGGCTATGCCGGTCAGGGAGCCGGCGATGAACCAGGTCCGGTACTTCTCCGCTATGCCCACCTCGCTCTCGGGGCGGAAGGTGTGCTCCAGGGTGCCCAGCCGGTGGCGGGCTGCCAGCGCGTCCACTGCGCGGGACGGCGGCGACGTCGGCACGGTCATGCGCGGCCTCGGCTTCAAGGTCACGGCGTACCCCGCAAGGCCGCCTGGACGGGAGGGAATTCACCGGGTGACACAGCGTCAGCACCGCATGAATGGCCCCAGCAGCCAACACCACGATCAGCGCGCGGGCAAGGCTTCCCGAGGCCGGATCAGAGCCCCTTCCGGTCAGTGCGCGGTGGCGGTGGTGACCACGAGCGGCGGCGCGGCGCGCTCCGCGGTCCACGGGCGGCCGCGGGCGAGGTCCGGGTCGGCGATCAGGAGCGCCTCGTCCACGGTCGGGTGGTGCTGTGCGACGTCGCCGAACCCGGCGCGTGCGAGCAGCGGCGGGAGGACGGCGGGGAGCCACGCGTGGTTGGGCATCTCCTGCCAGGTCCCGTCCGTGAGCAGCAGCCGTACGGTCACCCGGTCGCCGGGCCCGTAGACCTCGCCGGGTTCCCCGATGCGCAGGGAGGCGTACTCGGTGCCCGCGCACGCGGGGTCGGTGGCCAGCAGCACGAACAGGCCGCCCGGGCGCAGCAGTCGGCGGACCTCGGCGAACACCGAGAGCACGGCCTCCTCGGTCGGCAGGGACGCCAGTACGTGGCTGCACATCACCGCGTCGGCGCAGCCGTCCGCGAGGCCGACGGCCCGGCCGTTCTCGACCAGGTGGTACGCGGCGACCTCCGTCCCGGCGGCCCGGGCCAGCTCCAGCATCTCCGGGGAGGTGTCCACGCCGAGCACGCGCGCGCCGAGCAGCCGGGCGGCGTGCCCGGCGACGACGCCGGGGCCGCAGCCGTAGTCCACCAGGACGTGCCCGCTGTCGATCCGCCGCGCCAGGGCCCGGAAGACGAAGGGGTACCCCAGGAGCCAGTCGGTGGACGCCACCACCGAGGCGAAGGCGCGGGCCCCCTCCGGCCCGGACCACGCGGCGCGTTCTCTGTCGCTCACAGGTCCCACTATCGGCCCGCGAGCACCGGGTGCGCGCGTTGCGACACGGCGGGGGCGTGCGCGATCCTGCGCGCAACCAGGCCTCTTCGAGCACCTATTGACATGAACGCGGCACTGCGCTGCACTTTGCCCGCCACACGCACTCCCCTTCCCACCCACCGCTTGGGGACTCACATGCGTCTGCTCAGACTCCTGATCGCCGCCGTCCTGGCCGTGGCCGCACTGGCCCTCGCCCCACTGACCGTACCCGCGGCCGCCGCCCCGGCCGCGCCGCCCGCGCAGGCCGCCGCCGGACCACCCCAGACCATCCCGGCGCTACGGCAGTGGACGGCCGGCACCGGCGCGTACACCTTCACGGGCACCAGCCGGATCGTGGTCGACCCCGCGTCCGCGGACCGGCTCTCCGACGAGGCGGCGACGCTGGCCGAGGACCTGGGGGCCCTCGCCGGGCGTCCGGTGACCGTCGTGACCGGCAGCGCCTCCCCCGGTGACATCGCCCTCGCCCTCGGGGACGCCACGCTGCCCGCGGAGGGCTACCGGATGACCGTCGCGGCGACGCTCACCATCCAGGCCGGGACCGACACCGGCGCCTTCTACGGCACGCGCTCGGTCCTCCAGCTGCTGCACCAGTCCCCCTCCGTCCCGGCCGGCACCGCCGTGGACTGGCCGGCCAAGGCCGAGCGCGGACTGATGATCGACCAGGGCCGCAAGTTCTTCACGGTCGACTGGGTCAAGCAGCACATCAAGGAACTGGCCTACCTCAAGCTCAACTACTTCCACTTCCACCTGTCGGACACCTTCGGCTTCCGGCTGGAGAGCGCCACGCACCCCGAGATCGTCTCCGCCGACCACTACTCCAAGCAGGACATCGCCGACCTGGTCGCGCTCGGGCAGAAGTACCACGTCACGATCGTGCCGGAGATCGACACCCCGGGGCACATGAACCCGATCCTGGCCGCCCACCCGGAGCTGAAGCTCAAGAGCAGCACGGGCGCGGTCAGCGCCGACTTCATCGACCTGTCCCTGCCCGCCTCGTACGCCCTGATCAAGGACCTGGTCACCGAGTACCTGCCGCTGTTCCCGGCCGCGTACTGGCACATCGGCGCCGACGAATACGTCACCGACTACTCCAAGTACCCGCAGCTGCTCAGCTACGCCCGCGCCCACTACGGCGCGAACGCGACCGCCAAGGACACCTACTACGGGTTCGTGAACTGGGCGGACGACCTGGTCCGGGCGGGCGGCAAGACCACCCGGATGTGGAACGACGGCATCAAGGCCGGGGACGGCACCCTCACCCCGAACCCGGGCATCCTCGTCGAGTACTGGTACAACTACGGCCTCACCCCGCAGCAGTTGGCGGCGGCCGGGCACAAGGTCGCCAACGAGTCCTGGACGCCCACCTATTACGTGCTCGGCGGCGCGAAGCCCGACACCCGCTGGATGTACGAGACCTGGACCCCCGATCTGTTCGAGGGCGGCAACACCCTCACCGACCCGGCCAAGAACCCCGGATCGCTGATCCACGTGTGGTGCGACAACCCGGGCGCCGAGACGGAGGCACAGATCGCCGCGGGCATCATGAACCCGCTACGGGCCCTCGCCCAGCAGACCTGGGGGTCGCCGAAGCCGGTGAGCACCTACGCCGCCTTCACCCCGATCGTCACCGCGGTCGGGCACAACCCGGCCTGGCCCGGACTCGCCCAGCCGGGCAACCTCGCCCGCAACCGCCCGACCACCGCCTCCAGCACCGAGACGGCCAGCTTCCCGGCGGCCGCGGCGACCGACGGCGACCCCGCCACCCGCTGGTCGAGCGCCTACACCGACCCGCAGTGGCTCCAGGTCGACCTCGGCTCCACCCAGGCCGTCAGCAGGGTGGTGCTGCGCTGGGAGGCGGCGTACGGCAAGGCCTTCCAGATCCAGTTCTCCGACGACGGCTCGGCCTGGCGCACCGCGTACACGACCGCCACCGCGACCGGCGGGGTCCAGGACCTCACCGGCCTCTCCGGCTCCGGCCGCTACATCCGGCTGTACGCGACCCAGCGCGGCACGGCCTACGGCTACTCCCTGTACGAGTTCGAGGTGTACGGGGGGCCGCTGAG
This is a stretch of genomic DNA from Streptomyces sp. NBC_00536. It encodes these proteins:
- a CDS encoding AfsR/SARP family transcriptional regulator, with product MEFRVLGPVAVVSERGEPLPLGPAKRRGLLAMLVRCPNAAVAVDRLTEALWRGEPPRHSRTVVQGHVSQLRALLAAHGAPAHGVELRTHGAAYLLRVPETRVDAHRFEELLRAARAAGAPRAALPVLREALALWRGPALAGTVDSPLLEHAAHALEELRLTAVEELAGAHALLGEHGTAAAVLRAEAVAHPLREPLIAALMRALDGAGRQADALDWFHRTRRLLADQLGVDPGAVLTDAYTALLRTGSAAAPAAAAPIRGALPVPAPAQAPATASTPIPAPTPTAVVPAAPAAPFPQLLPRRPRAFTGREDELAALDRAVTAAPGAVALITGSPGVGKTALAVHWAHRRGADFPDGRLFVDLHGYSTVPARSPTAVLRAFLLALGLPAEQMPGSAEALGARYRELTAARRMLIVLDNARDSGQVRPLLPGGEHCVTVVTGRDRLGGLVASDAARPVPLAQLPAARSTELLAAALGPDLGPELVAAEPEAAARLAALCEGLPLALRVAAARLATDPHRGLAAFVRELSDEHRRLDLLNLEDTGVGAALGLTVRQLPEPARRMFHRLGPHTGATLDTCTAAALADCPPDRAAVALDQLAAAQLVVEAGPRTYVLHDLVRLYARSLAPGHDPAGLIRLLDHWLSTLLAASAAAEPGSEPCCALPAGARPSAAIRGFADRTSALAWYSAERDTLRGAVDAAVAAGLHGRAWRLVLLQWPLILWQVRDGWVPLLEQGLACAERDGDPGAQSRARALLGWVLAEEGRSEEALGHLERAPGLSALAGDPAGEAVARINLAVALTRRGTPERTRELLVRALALAEEAGRTETVTLAHQHLTAHLLAVGAPAEAARHAARGLALAAPPLAAPRRVVLRTLYGEALAATGRTPEAVRQLDDAIREARAHAYEEGEIAARAVLAGLPRP
- a CDS encoding HEAT repeat domain-containing protein; translation: MAMFVHVTSAANAPRIRRSGIRAVSHGQGGARGVYCFPVLASHTLTHQWVRELARSGSRGGLVAVHVRLDDAQDVLVGRYSDRARDAQAVVRAAEAVRRVAALEDPRGWEVFVPRAIRPREVHRVRSAPQVAGWRYVPDAHGVRPCTCFGCRVRGGYGARRLRERLPHPLDGPPPPTRVLLTRVAAAGDPGDPAALREALGWFGMRRRGPLRELGRLAAHPDPGVREELVWAVARWSTPGVSELLDGLAADPDPDVREAVEAVRDAG
- a CDS encoding cold shock domain-containing protein — protein: MDDRGTDEAEARVKGFVQSYNRDKGYGFLVPYGAHDTVYVERADIEADPRVLSEEQQVTFTIEFADGHFVARHVQP
- a CDS encoding DUF6585 family protein is translated as MTVPTSPPSRAVDALAARHRLGTLEHTFRPESEVGIAEKYRTWFIAGSLTGIAALLGGGVLLWREVSWGVALFPLWIGVLAAVAVANSPLFRKGLAGRRLHLYEDGLVVNTTGKELFAVRWERAVLYQETVQEVINYKGTQTPVGRSHVSVLVAPGGARARVTDVYANSPTWAPLIAEGVARAQADKVWKLVREGGTVAFGPLKLSRAGVTHDPQGMLPWGEVSEVAARGGMVCVWRTGQTKAWCAPKSQQVPNLLVFLTIVDTIRRR
- a CDS encoding class I SAM-dependent methyltransferase, with translation MSDRERAAWSGPEGARAFASVVASTDWLLGYPFVFRALARRIDSGHVLVDYGCGPGVVAGHAARLLGARVLGVDTSPEMLELARAAGTEVAAYHLVENGRAVGLADGCADAVMCSHVLASLPTEEAVLSVFAEVRRLLRPGGLFVLLATDPACAGTEYASLRIGEPGEVYGPGDRVTVRLLLTDGTWQEMPNHAWLPAVLPPLLARAGFGDVAQHHPTVDEALLIADPDLARGRPWTAERAAPPLVVTTATAH
- a CDS encoding family 20 glycosylhydrolase; protein product: MRLLRLLIAAVLAVAALALAPLTVPAAAAPAAPPAQAAAGPPQTIPALRQWTAGTGAYTFTGTSRIVVDPASADRLSDEAATLAEDLGALAGRPVTVVTGSASPGDIALALGDATLPAEGYRMTVAATLTIQAGTDTGAFYGTRSVLQLLHQSPSVPAGTAVDWPAKAERGLMIDQGRKFFTVDWVKQHIKELAYLKLNYFHFHLSDTFGFRLESATHPEIVSADHYSKQDIADLVALGQKYHVTIVPEIDTPGHMNPILAAHPELKLKSSTGAVSADFIDLSLPASYALIKDLVTEYLPLFPAAYWHIGADEYVTDYSKYPQLLSYARAHYGANATAKDTYYGFVNWADDLVRAGGKTTRMWNDGIKAGDGTLTPNPGILVEYWYNYGLTPQQLAAAGHKVANESWTPTYYVLGGAKPDTRWMYETWTPDLFEGGNTLTDPAKNPGSLIHVWCDNPGAETEAQIAAGIMNPLRALAQQTWGSPKPVSTYAAFTPIVTAVGHNPAWPGLAQPGNLARNRPTTASSTETASFPAAAATDGDPATRWSSAYTDPQWLQVDLGSTQAVSRVVLRWEAAYGKAFQIQFSDDGSAWRTAYTTATATGGVQDLTGLSGSGRYIRLYATQRGTAYGYSLYEFEVYGGPLSGTRTLTAAGKALDDPASSTASGTQLITWTPHGGPNQQWQLSLNTDGTYTLANALSHLCVDVAGGSTGAGAAVVQATCTGGDSQHWLFTALGGGEYAVTGKKSALLLTTASAADGSPVSQQPSGGSGAQRWQIS